One stretch of Chitinophaga pendula DNA includes these proteins:
- a CDS encoding Ig-like domain-containing protein: MKQSLHALWLLCCTFLLSSPLLAQSTAQPLPLGAVATLRQQFQTTLSRSVQPAGQQLISLRLPHSRTLEGRVQFYKADAPQATRIIGAIAGQPNSSFFIDINGNTLKGHIILLQTRQAFKYSADSQGNAYITETDINKILCIDYEQAPATGKALTPRSSGRIDPALLKLESFPGANGCILLDFDGQYVSGTPWNNGQPINAQPAQLSDAEIREAWELISEDYKPFSVNITTNEAVFNTYAKNRRMRVIFTPTNTAAPGAGGVAYLESFSWNDDTPCWVFNAGAKAGGEAGAHEAGHTLGLNHDGRTSPREEYYQGHGSWAPIMGVGYTKTIVQWSKGEYTSANNREDDLSIITSATYGVGYRADDYGNTTASASPLTVNAAGSVNTNGLIERTGDVDVFSFSTAGGNVSLNFNTATRHPDLDILATLYNSSGTAVSTSNPAGLSASISTSLAAGNYFVSVTGTGAGAAANTGYSNYGSLGTYSITGTIVPGTSGGNQPPAVSITAPASGSTFNAPATVNISADASDSDGTVSQVEFFNGSTSLGIDNVAPYSFSWTNVAAGAYTITARATDNQGAITTSAPVSITVNGTGGGNCNNVPPYAGYPTVYRSGDKAVYNNRLWECLVDGLFNVPPSTAYYWWWKDLGACTGSIPAATTAATLADTEAPTPLTAYPNPVQGNELQLKVAGQPGTAVIIEILDIKGGQPLLRQSQTLSAKGTQPLRVNVSRIPAGTWLLKVSHTASGKVHTTKIIRL; encoded by the coding sequence ATGAAACAGTCACTACATGCCCTATGGCTGCTCTGCTGCACCTTCCTGCTCAGCAGCCCTCTGTTAGCACAGTCTACCGCCCAGCCCCTGCCACTCGGCGCCGTCGCGACCCTTCGGCAACAATTCCAAACGACCCTCAGCCGGTCTGTACAACCCGCCGGCCAACAGCTCATCTCCCTCCGGCTCCCCCACTCCCGGACACTGGAAGGCCGCGTGCAGTTTTACAAAGCCGACGCCCCGCAGGCCACCCGCATCATAGGCGCCATCGCCGGCCAGCCTAACAGCTCCTTCTTTATCGATATCAATGGTAACACCCTGAAAGGGCATATCATCCTGCTGCAAACCCGGCAGGCATTTAAATACAGCGCCGACTCGCAGGGCAATGCCTACATCACCGAAACAGATATCAACAAGATCCTCTGTATCGACTATGAGCAGGCGCCTGCCACCGGCAAAGCCCTTACCCCGCGCAGCAGCGGCCGCATCGACCCCGCCCTGCTCAAGCTGGAAAGTTTCCCGGGCGCCAATGGCTGCATATTGCTCGACTTCGATGGCCAATACGTATCCGGTACCCCCTGGAATAACGGACAGCCCATCAACGCACAGCCGGCACAGTTGTCCGATGCCGAGATAAGGGAAGCCTGGGAGCTGATCAGCGAAGACTATAAGCCGTTCAGCGTCAACATCACGACCAACGAAGCCGTGTTCAACACCTACGCCAAAAACCGCCGCATGCGGGTCATCTTCACCCCTACCAACACCGCCGCACCGGGCGCCGGAGGCGTCGCCTACCTCGAATCCTTCAGCTGGAACGATGATACCCCTTGCTGGGTATTCAACGCCGGCGCCAAAGCGGGCGGAGAAGCAGGTGCACACGAAGCCGGCCATACCCTCGGCCTCAATCACGATGGCCGCACCTCCCCGCGGGAAGAATACTACCAGGGCCATGGCAGCTGGGCGCCCATTATGGGCGTTGGTTATACCAAAACCATCGTGCAGTGGAGCAAAGGAGAATATACATCGGCCAACAACCGCGAAGATGACCTCAGCATCATCACCAGCGCCACCTATGGCGTAGGATACCGCGCCGACGACTATGGCAACACCACCGCCAGCGCCAGCCCCCTCACCGTCAACGCCGCCGGCAGCGTTAACACCAACGGGCTGATCGAACGTACCGGCGACGTGGATGTCTTCTCCTTCAGCACCGCCGGTGGCAATGTAAGCCTCAACTTCAACACCGCTACCCGCCACCCCGACCTCGACATCCTCGCCACCTTGTACAATAGCAGCGGTACCGCCGTCAGTACGTCCAACCCCGCCGGCCTCAGCGCCAGTATCAGCACCAGCCTCGCAGCGGGCAATTACTTCGTGTCCGTTACCGGCACCGGTGCAGGCGCTGCCGCCAACACCGGCTATTCCAACTACGGTTCCCTGGGTACCTACTCCATCACCGGCACCATCGTGCCGGGTACCAGCGGCGGCAATCAACCGCCGGCTGTCAGCATCACCGCACCCGCCAGCGGCAGCACTTTCAATGCCCCGGCAACCGTCAACATCAGCGCCGACGCCTCCGACAGCGATGGCACCGTCAGCCAGGTAGAATTCTTCAATGGCAGCACCAGCCTGGGCATCGACAACGTAGCCCCCTATAGCTTCTCCTGGACCAATGTAGCCGCAGGCGCCTACACCATCACCGCCAGGGCTACCGACAACCAGGGCGCTATCACCACTTCTGCTCCCGTAAGCATCACCGTCAATGGCACCGGTGGCGGCAATTGCAACAACGTACCGCCTTACGCCGGCTACCCCACCGTATACCGCAGCGGCGACAAGGCCGTATACAACAACCGCCTCTGGGAATGCCTGGTTGATGGCTTGTTCAACGTACCGCCCAGCACCGCCTACTACTGGTGGTGGAAAGACCTGGGTGCCTGCACCGGCAGCATCCCCGCCGCTACAACGGCCGCTACCCTGGCCGACACAGAGGCTCCTACGCCGCTCACCGCTTATCCTAACCCGGTACAGGGCAACGAACTGCAGCTCAAAGTAGCCGGCCAGCCAGGCACCGCCGTTATCATCGAGATCCTCGATATCAAAGGCGGCCAACCACTGCTCCGGCAGTCACAAACGCTCTCCGCCAAAGGCACACAACCGTTGCGCGTAAACGTAAGCCGCATACCGGCAGGCACCTGGCTGCTCAAAGTAAGCCACACCGCTTCCGGTAAAGTGCATACCACCAAAATAATCCGACTTTAA
- a CDS encoding erythromycin esterase family protein — protein MTRYVPLATVVALFCCLSLSLYGQSLWPAGAVSAIRTISPSDTGYADLEPLQAAIGDARIVLLGEQTHGEGSTFLAKTRLIRFLHERMGFDVLAFESGLYDCGRIWENTRTGARIREEVSGSLFFMYAGSRQLLPLFDYIQERVGRRDELTVTGFESQHTGLKAKTVLFPDFEAYLRGRDARQVDTAWEVFRKVALATMQSRQYRPGAAEQATFFRKLTSLEQLLADGEVSADNHFTGSGGFWYRVLRSIRSQALRYWGVTAGNEMNARDEEMANNLIWLAERAYPGRKIIVWAHNGHIAKQTASLVTADSGYHRFLSTFKPMGSIIHQHFGKAAYAIGFSGFSGRYTDFNSGEVVPVPPMAKESLEGQLAAKFDYAFVRYRDVKGSINGQQVGSLMDFSRSRGIWPGVLDGIIFIRTVDPSDKQ, from the coding sequence ATGACACGTTATGTACCCCTGGCCACGGTAGTGGCATTGTTTTGTTGTCTGTCCCTTTCCCTGTATGGACAATCCTTATGGCCTGCCGGAGCGGTGAGTGCCATCCGTACCATTTCCCCATCAGATACTGGCTACGCCGACCTGGAGCCATTGCAGGCAGCTATTGGTGATGCCCGTATTGTACTGCTGGGAGAGCAGACACACGGGGAGGGGAGTACGTTCCTGGCGAAAACGCGGCTGATCCGGTTTCTGCATGAGCGGATGGGCTTTGATGTGCTGGCATTTGAGAGTGGGTTATACGACTGCGGACGTATCTGGGAGAACACCCGTACAGGCGCCCGCATCCGGGAGGAGGTATCGGGTAGCTTATTCTTCATGTATGCCGGCAGCCGGCAGTTGCTACCGCTTTTTGACTATATACAGGAGCGGGTAGGACGCCGGGATGAATTGACGGTAACGGGATTTGAAAGTCAGCATACGGGCTTGAAGGCGAAGACGGTGTTGTTTCCCGATTTTGAAGCATACCTGCGTGGGCGGGATGCCCGGCAGGTGGATACGGCATGGGAGGTATTCAGGAAGGTGGCGCTGGCGACTATGCAGTCGCGCCAGTACCGGCCGGGGGCGGCGGAGCAGGCGACGTTTTTCCGGAAGTTGACATCCCTGGAGCAACTGCTGGCAGATGGGGAGGTATCGGCGGACAATCACTTTACCGGCAGCGGAGGATTCTGGTATCGGGTGTTGCGTAGTATCCGTTCGCAGGCGTTGCGTTATTGGGGCGTGACAGCAGGTAATGAGATGAATGCCCGTGATGAGGAGATGGCGAACAACCTGATCTGGCTGGCGGAGCGAGCGTATCCGGGGCGGAAGATCATTGTGTGGGCGCACAATGGGCATATTGCGAAACAAACGGCTTCGCTGGTGACGGCGGATAGTGGTTATCACCGGTTCCTGTCTACCTTTAAGCCTATGGGAAGTATCATACATCAGCATTTCGGGAAGGCCGCTTATGCAATCGGCTTCAGCGGGTTTTCCGGGCGATATACGGACTTTAACAGCGGGGAGGTAGTACCGGTGCCACCGATGGCAAAAGAGAGCCTGGAAGGGCAGCTGGCTGCTAAATTCGATTATGCCTTTGTACGTTACCGGGATGTGAAAGGAAGTATCAACGGGCAGCAGGTAGGGTCGCTGATGGATTTTAGCCGGAGCAGGGGTATCTGGCCGGGCGTACTGGATGGAATCATATTTATTCGTACTGTAGATCCATCTGATAAGCAGTAG